Below is a genomic region from Rouxiella chamberiensis.
GTGGCGATAGACATGGCGCCGGTGAGTTATGGCGTGCGCCGCCATGATGACATTTTCGCCGCGCTGAATGCCGTTACCGAAGCCGGTATCACGGACCGCGCAGGGGCAACCCGGTGCATGCAGCAGTTCATCGGGGAAGACGGCGTTATCCAGTTTCTTTTGAAATCCTTCCAGCAGGGCGAATGGCGGTTCAACGTGGCTGCACTGCATGAACAATATGCGCATATCATTGGCTGGCAGGACGTCTCGCCGTGGCCGCATCCGGCGCTGTTTATTCGCGGCGGATTGTCCGATTACGTGAACGACAGCCATCGCGAGGCCATTGCGCGGCAGTTCCCGCTGGCACGCGCCTATGTAGTGGCAGGCAGCGGACACTGGGTGCATGCCGAAAAGCCCGAGGCGGTTCTGCGCGCCATTCACCGCTTCATAGACGCCTGAGCGCCCTCTTGCGACCTGATTTACCGATAATGCCCCCGCGACTGTGCAAAAAAGGGCGAATCCTAATAACTTAGCTAATATTCAAGGTAGTTAGGCGTTGTGGAGGGATATACGCTAGGGTATGATTGCGCGCTGTAATTTTGCCCCTGCGCCGAGGCGTTTTTTCTCGGGCGTCTGAGGTAAATTGGGTTAGGGTTTGTTAACCCGAAATGTGTAACCATCTCATCTGAAAGGGCCTTGCGCCGCTTTTCGATGTAACTTCCCTAGTTGTACCGCTACCTATGGCAAAAGAACAACTGGATCGCACGACGCTCGATCTGTTCGCAGACGATCGCCGTCCGGGACGTCCAAAAACAAATCCGCTATCTCGCGATGAACAGCTTCGGATTAACAAGCGTAATCAGCTTCGCCGTGACAAAAACAACGGTTTACGTCGCGTCGAGTTGAAAATCAATGCCGAAGCCGTCGATGCGCTCAACAAGCTGGCGGAACAGCAAAATATCAGCCGTAGCGAGCTGATTGAACAGATGCTGCTGTCTCATCTGAACAATCAGCAAAGCTCGTCTTCGCACGACTGATTCGGGCGGGTAACTTTCCCGGTTACCCGCCGTTGCTGTCTCTCTTAGCCTTCGCTCGACGTTTGTCTGTCCTCTGCCTTGCCAAGTGCCATTCTATTTAACAAAACCCCTTACAGAACACACAAAGGCGATAACGCTCGGCCGATTTGCCCGATAAACTGTGCGTCATTAATTCCGGGCGTCATCAATCAGCGCGCGCAGGCACGTTTGCCGAGAGTGAACTATGCTGCAGAAGCGCTGACCGCCTAGTCAGGATACGTCGAGAATATGTTCTCGGCTCGCCGAGTTTGCTATCATCCTGCCTAAATTGACTCGCACGCCGCGGACGAACAAACAGACTCATTGAGTCCATTAAAGAACAAGAGGTTAGATAAGCTTATGGCAGTTGTAGGTATCTTCTTTGGTTCCGACACCGGAAACACCGAAAACATCGCAAAAATGATCCAGAAGCAGTTGGGTAAAGAGGTGGCCGACATTCAGGACATCGCCAAAAGCAGCAAGGAAGATTTGGAAAAATACGATATCCTGCTGCTCGGCATCCCAACCTGGTACTACGGTGAAGCACAGTGTGACTGGGACGACTTTTTCCCGACTTTGGAAGAGATAGATTTCGAAGGCAAACTGGTTGCGGTGTTCGGCTGTGGCGACCAGGAAGACTACGCGGAATATTTCTGTGATGCGATGGGTACCGTGCGTGACATCATCGAACCTCGCGGCGCAGTAATCGTAGGCCACTGGTCTACCGAAGGTTACGGTTATGAAGCGTCCAAAGGCATGGCGGATGACACGCATTTCATCGGTCTGGCTATCGATGAAGACCGTCAACCCGAGCTGACCAACGAACGCGTCGATGCCTGGGTGAAGCAGATTTCCGAAGAATTAAGCCTTGCAGAGATTATCGGTTAATCCCACACAAAGGCTAAGGCCCTGAAACGTTGAGGTTATTCGTGAAAGGGCCAAACTATCACTGAAATTAACAATTTAACGGCTTCAAAATTGTAAATTTCAGCCCGATCAAGGTACACTTAGAGTATCTGTTTTTATCATTCTACCCAAATTGGGTTTAAAACCTCTGGTCTTGCTACAAACCTTCGGGTCTGCTTAAAACCTTTGGATTAGAATGATGGTTGTAAACAGCCCACCGTTTTCATTAACGTGATTAGCATAGTGACAGGACTAAATCCGCATGACTGACAACAACACCGCACTGAAGAAAGCCGGCTTAAAAGTCACGCTTCCACGCCTGAAAATCCTGGAAGTGTTGCAAGCCCCGGCAGGTCATCACGTCAGTGCGGAAGATTTGTACAAAGAACTTATCGATATGGGCGAAGAAATTGGTCTGGCCACGGTTTACCGTGTTCTTAACCAGTTTGACGACGCCGGCATTGTTACCCGCCACAACTTTGAAGGCGGCAAGTCAGTGTTTGAACTGACCCAGCAGCATCACCATGATCACCTGATTTGCCTCGATTGCGGCCGCGTTATCGAATTCCGCGACGAGTACATCGAAGCGCGCCAGCGTGAAATTGCAAAACGTCACGGTATTAAATTAACCAACCACAGCCTGTATCTCTATGGTCATTGCGAAGACGGCAACTGCCTGGAAGATGAAACGCTGCACGGTAAAGGCTAATACCCTGCACCAGACGGGTTTTGAAGGAAAAGAACCTGCCTGTAAAAAAATGACCGCTGAAAAGCGGTTTTTTTGCCTTGCATCCTGCGCCCCGCCCGGAATAGCCAAAAAAATGCAGCCCTCGGGCTGCATTCTTGACGCCAGACGTGGACGTTTTACACGACCGGCTTGCTTTCCCAGTTGTCGCGCAGACCTACGGTGCGGTTAAACACCAGATGATCGGCACGGGAATACGTGCTGTCGGCGCAGAAATAGCCTTCGCGCTCGAACTGCTTGCTGACACCCGCCTCTGCATCCGCCAGACTTGGCTCGACATAGCCGTTGGCAATCACCAGCGATTCAGGGTTGATGGTGGTCAGGAAATCATCTGCCTGTGCCGGGTTTGCCACGCTGAAAAGACGATCATACAGGCGGAACTCGGCAGGCTTGCCTTCAGTTGCGGAAACCCAGTGGATCACGCCTTTTACCTTGCGGCCATCGGCTGGATCCCTGGAAAGCGTCTCGACATCGTAGCTGCAGAAGATGGTCGTCACATTGCCTTCGGCATCTTTCTCGATACGCTCGGCCTTGATGACATACGCGTTGCGCAGGCGAACTTCCTTGCCCAGCACCAGACGTTTGTACTGCTTGTTGGCTTCTTCGCGGAAATCGGCCTGATCGATAAAGATTTCAGCGGTGAACGGCACGTCACGCGATCCCATCTCCGGCTTGCTCGGATGGTTAGGCATGGAAACGTACTGCACGGCATCGCCGCTAAAGTTTTCGATGATCACTTTAACCGGATTGATAACCGCCATTGCACGCGGCGCGTTCTCGTTGAGATCGTCACGGATGCAGGATTCCAGCGCGGCCATCTCGACATTGTTGTCCTGCTTGGTCACGCCGATACGACGGCAGAATTCGCGAATGGAGGCTGCCGTGTAACCCCGGCGGCGCAGGCCTGAAACCGTTGGCATGCGCGGGTCGTCCCACCCTTCCACAATCTTCTCGGTCACCAGCAGGTTCAGCTTGCGCTTGGACATGATGGCATACTCGAGATTCAGACGAGAGAACTCGTACTGACGTGGATGACATGGAATAGTGATGTTATCCAGCACCCAGTCATACAGACGACGGTTGTCCTGGAACTCCAGCGTACACAGCGAGTGGGTAATTCCTTCCAGCGCATCGGAAATGCAGTGGGTGAAATCGTACATCGGGTAGATGCACCACTTGGTGCCGGTCTGGTGGTGATCGGCAAACTTGATGCGATACAGCACAGGATCGCGCATGACGAAGAATGGCGACGCCATGTCGATTTTCGCGCGCAGGCACGCCGTGCCCTCGGCGAATTCACCGTTGCGCATTTTCTCGAACAGCGCGAGGTTCTCTTCGACCGTGCGGTCGCGGTACGGGCTGTTTTTACCCGGCGCGGTCAGGTTGCCGCGGTATTCGCGGATCTGATCCGGCGACAGTTCGTCGACGTAGGCCAGGCCTTTCTGAATAAGTTCTACCGCGTAGTGGTGCAGCTGGTCGAAGTAGTCGGAGGAGTAATGCACCTCGCCGCTCCACTCGAAGCCAAGCCACTGCACGTCTTTCTTGATGGACTCGACGAACTCGATGTCTTCTTTTACCGGGTTAGTGTCGTCAAAGCGCAGGTTGCATTGACCCTGGTAGTCTTGTGCGATGCCAAAGTTCAGGCAGATCGATTTTGCGTGGCCAATGTGCAGATAACCATTTGGCTCAGGCGGAAAGCGGGTCACGACAGACGCGTGTTTTCCCGATGACAGATCTTCATCGATAATCTGACGGATAAAATTTGTTGGGCGGGCTTCAGCCTCACTCATTGTTCAATTCCTCTACGCGAACGAAAGCTCGAAAGACTAACCGCATATGTTCATACAAGCTTCGCTCCGAAACAACCCTTAAGTGCCAAAATTGAATTTTATAATGAAAAACGGGAAGAGTTTGCACCCTTCCCGTCAGACTTTCTTAAGCTTCGCGGTTTATTTGGCCTTGATTTCCAGCAACGCCGTTTCACCCGCCACCACCTTCTCGCCGGCCAGCAGCGCAAGCCCCGAGAAGTCTTCCATATTGCTTATCACCACCGGGCTTATCATCGAACGCGCATTGGCGTTGAGATAATCCAGATCCAGCTCGAGCACGGGTTCGCCTGCTCGCACCGTGGTGCCCTCTTCGACCAGACGGGTAAAGCCCTGACCGTTTAATGCCACCGTATCCAGACCGATGTGCACGACGACTTCGGCACCGGCGTCGGTTTCGAGGCAGAACGCATGGTTGGTGTTGAAGATTTTCACAATCACGCCGTTTGCAGGCGAAACCACGGTCTTGCCCGTCGGACGGATAGCCAGCCCTTCGCCGACCGCACCGCTGGCAAAGGCTTCGTCAGGCACTTGATCCAGCGCCACAATGTCGCCGGTAACAGGTGAAATCAGAGTTTCCAGAACCGCCTTCGGCGTATTGGGCACGGCCTGTACCTTGACGTCGGCAGCAGGTGCGGAGGTGGCAGGCATGGAGCTCGCGGCAACAGCGCCGCCGGTCAGCACATTGCGCATCGCACCGGCAATGATTTCGGCACGGGTGCCGACAATGACCTGCACACTTTGCTTGTTGAGGCGGATAACGCCGGAAGCGCCCAGACGTTTGGCCAGCGAATCATTGACAAGCGATGCGTCTTTAACGTTGAGGCGTAGACGGGTGATGCAGGCATCGATGCCTGTCAGGTTGTCCGAACCGCCAATCGCGCCGATATACTGGCGAGCCAGCGCGGCGGTTTCATCGGCCTTGCTGCCGCCCGTGCGCTCGATGTTGACGTCGTAACCGTCCGATTCGTCACCGGCAACCGCAAGCTCGCGACCCGGCGTCAGCAGATTGAATTTCTTGATGGTGAAACGGAACACCACATAGTAGAGAGCAAAGAACACGATACCCTGCGGGATAAGCATGTACCAATGCGTCGCGAGCGGGTTACGCGAGGACAGCACCATATCCACCAGCCCTGCGCTGAAGCCGAAACCGGCAATCCAGTGCATGCTTGCCGCAATAAAGACCGACACACCGGTCAGCAGCGCGTGAATGACATACAGCACCGGCGCGACGAACATAAAGGAGAATTCCAGCGGTTCTGTGATGCCGGTAAAGAAGGAGGCAAAGGCCGCCGCCAGCATGATGCCGCCTACCTTGGCGCGGTTTTCCGGACGCGCGCAGTGATAGATGGCAAGCGCCGCTCCCGGAAGACCAAACATCATGATCGGGAAGAAGCCTGCCTGATAACGGCCGGTGATACCGACGATGCCCTTGCCCGACGCGATGGATTCCTGACCGCCCAGGAAGTTTGGAATATCGTTGATGCCCGCCACGTCAAACCAGAACACGGAGTTGAGCGCGTGGTGCAGGCCGACCGGGATAAGCAGACGGTTGAAGAAGGCATAAATGCCCGCGCCGACCGAGCCAAGCTGTTGAATATGTTCACCAAAGTTGACCAGACCGTTGAAGATAAGCGGCCAGATATACATCATGACGAAGGCCACGGCTATCATCACGAAAGAGGTCAGAATAGGCACCAGTCGACGGCCGCTGAA
It encodes:
- the ybfE gene encoding LexA regulated protein; its protein translation is MAKEQLDRTTLDLFADDRRPGRPKTNPLSRDEQLRINKRNQLRRDKNNGLRRVELKINAEAVDALNKLAEQQNISRSELIEQMLLSHLNNQQSSSSHD
- the nagE gene encoding N-acetylglucosamine-specific PTS transporter subunit IIBC; this translates as MSILSYLQKIGRALMVPVATLPAAAILMGVGYWIDPVGWGGDNALAALFIKSGSAIIENMAVLFAIGVAYGMSKDKDGAAALTGFVGFLVLTTLCSPAAVSMIQKIPLADVPAAFGKINNQFVGILVGIISAELYNRFSHVELPKALSFFSGRRLVPILTSFVMIAVAFVMMYIWPLIFNGLVNFGEHIQQLGSVGAGIYAFFNRLLIPVGLHHALNSVFWFDVAGINDIPNFLGGQESIASGKGIVGITGRYQAGFFPIMMFGLPGAALAIYHCARPENRAKVGGIMLAAAFASFFTGITEPLEFSFMFVAPVLYVIHALLTGVSVFIAASMHWIAGFGFSAGLVDMVLSSRNPLATHWYMLIPQGIVFFALYYVVFRFTIKKFNLLTPGRELAVAGDESDGYDVNIERTGGSKADETAALARQYIGAIGGSDNLTGIDACITRLRLNVKDASLVNDSLAKRLGASGVIRLNKQSVQVIVGTRAEIIAGAMRNVLTGGAVAASSMPATSAPAADVKVQAVPNTPKAVLETLISPVTGDIVALDQVPDEAFASGAVGEGLAIRPTGKTVVSPANGVIVKIFNTNHAFCLETDAGAEVVVHIGLDTVALNGQGFTRLVEEGTTVRAGEPVLELDLDYLNANARSMISPVVISNMEDFSGLALLAGEKVVAGETALLEIKAK
- the glnS gene encoding glutamine--tRNA ligase, which produces MSEAEARPTNFIRQIIDEDLSSGKHASVVTRFPPEPNGYLHIGHAKSICLNFGIAQDYQGQCNLRFDDTNPVKEDIEFVESIKKDVQWLGFEWSGEVHYSSDYFDQLHHYAVELIQKGLAYVDELSPDQIREYRGNLTAPGKNSPYRDRTVEENLALFEKMRNGEFAEGTACLRAKIDMASPFFVMRDPVLYRIKFADHHQTGTKWCIYPMYDFTHCISDALEGITHSLCTLEFQDNRRLYDWVLDNITIPCHPRQYEFSRLNLEYAIMSKRKLNLLVTEKIVEGWDDPRMPTVSGLRRRGYTAASIREFCRRIGVTKQDNNVEMAALESCIRDDLNENAPRAMAVINPVKVIIENFSGDAVQYVSMPNHPSKPEMGSRDVPFTAEIFIDQADFREEANKQYKRLVLGKEVRLRNAYVIKAERIEKDAEGNVTTIFCSYDVETLSRDPADGRKVKGVIHWVSATEGKPAEFRLYDRLFSVANPAQADDFLTTINPESLVIANGYVEPSLADAEAGVSKQFEREGYFCADSTYSRADHLVFNRTVGLRDNWESKPVV
- the fur gene encoding ferric iron uptake transcriptional regulator, translating into MTDNNTALKKAGLKVTLPRLKILEVLQAPAGHHVSAEDLYKELIDMGEEIGLATVYRVLNQFDDAGIVTRHNFEGGKSVFELTQQHHHDHLICLDCGRVIEFRDEYIEARQREIAKRHGIKLTNHSLYLYGHCEDGNCLEDETLHGKG
- the fldA gene encoding flavodoxin FldA; the protein is MAVVGIFFGSDTGNTENIAKMIQKQLGKEVADIQDIAKSSKEDLEKYDILLLGIPTWYYGEAQCDWDDFFPTLEEIDFEGKLVAVFGCGDQEDYAEYFCDAMGTVRDIIEPRGAVIVGHWSTEGYGYEASKGMADDTHFIGLAIDEDRQPELTNERVDAWVKQISEELSLAEIIG